The window ATCAGCTTTCATTGTGTTAAAGTCGCTATTGATGCTTGTAAAGTTCCACGTTCCGGAAACTTTCAAATCAAcgttaataaataatttaaaagtcCCCTAGCCATTTGAACTTGTTCTCGTCTCCAGATTTAGTCAAAGAAATAAACCTATATCGCTCACAGGGTTGATTAACACCAGCTTTCGCGGAAGGTTTGCTAAAACGTGCATCCTGCTTGCCAGACATGGATGATTTATTTGGCGAAGCAATAACTATCCCTCGTTAATATATGACACAATTCAGCCTTTTTACTCTACTAGACAGTTTTTGCAGTCTAGCCAATTGTCGCTGAAGAGTTGTAACACTAGAATGTCCAGGACCGAGACAAATCAAATAGATAGACAACGCACGTTCAAAATACTCCTTTGCCTGCTCCAGCTCACCATGGTCACGGAGTACCAGAGCCAAGTTTTTATAAGAATCTGCGACACGAATATGTTGAGATCCCAACTTTTGTATCCGTATAGCAAGAGCGAGCTCAATATACGcctttgcttgttccaggtcacccTGGGCACGGAGTACACtggctatgttgttgtaactggatgcgacatcgatatgctcaGATCCCAACTTTTCCATccgtatagcaagagcgcgATCATGATAGtcctttgcttgttccaggtcaccttggcCACAAAGTACACGGCCTATGTTGCTGTAACTGGATGCTACCCTgatatgctgagatcccaacttttctatccgtatagcaagagcgcgATCATGATAGtcctttgcttgttccaggtaaCCCTGGGCACGGAGTACCTTGGCTATGTTGCTGTAACTGGATGccacatcgatatgctgagatcccaacttttctatccGTATAGCAAGAGTGTGATCGTGATATtcctttgcttgttccaggtcaccttggcCATGGAGTATACtggctatgttgttgtaactgcttgcgacatcgatatgctgagatcccaacttttctatctGTATAGCAAGAGCATGATCGTGATATtcctttgcttgttccaggtcaccttggtcATGGAGTACACGGCCTATGTTGCTGTAACTGcttgcgacatcgatatgctgagatcccaacGTTTTTATCCGTATAGCAAGAGCGCAATTATGATACtcctttgcttgttccaggtcaccttggcCACGGAGTACACGGCCTATGTTGCTATAACTGCTTGCGACATTgatatgctgagatcccaacttttctatccGTATAGCAAGAGCATGATTGTGATATtcctttgcttgttccaggtcaccttggtcATGGAGCACACGGCCTATGTTGCTGTAACTGcttgcgacatcgatatgctgagatcccaacttttctatccgtatagcaagagcgcgATCATGATACtcctttgcttgttccaggtcaccttggcCATGGAGCACACGGCCTATGTTGCTGTAACTGcttgcgacatcgatatgctgagatcccaacttttctatccgtatagcaagagcgcgATCATGATACTCCTTcgcttgttccaggtcacccTGGCCATGGAGTACAGTGGCTATGTTGCTGTAACTggttgcgacatcgatatgctgagatcccaacttttttatccgtatagcaagagcgcgATCATGATAGtcctttgcttgttccaggtcacccTGGGCACGGAGTACACTGcctatgttgttgtaactggatgcgacatcgatatgctgagaacctaACTTTTCTATCCGTATAGCAATAGCGCGATCATGATACTCCTTTGCTTGCTTCAGGTCACCTTGGTCATGGAGTACAGtggctatgttgttgtaactgcTTGCGACATCGATATTctgagatcccaacttttctatctGTATAGCAAGAGCGCGATCATGATACTCCTTTGCTTGTTTCAGGTCACCCTGGGCACGGAGTACACTGcctatgttgttgtaactggatgcgacatcgatatgctgagatcccaacttttGTATCCGTATAGCAAGAGCACGATCATGATAGTCCTTTGCTTGTTCCAGTTCACCCTGGTCGCGGAGTACAGtggctatgttgttgtaactggttgcgtcatcgatatgctgagatcccaacttttgtatccgtatagcaagagcgcgATCATGATAGTCCTTTGCTTGTTCCAGTTCACCCTGGTCATGGAGTACAGtggctatgttgttgtaactgcttgcgacatcgatatgctgagatcccaacctttctatccgtatagcaagagcgcgATCATGATAGTTCTTTGCTTGTTCCAGTTCACCCTGGTCATGGAGTACAGtggctatgttgttgtaactggttgcgacatcgatatgctgggatcccaacttttctatctGTATAGCAAGAGCGCGATCATGATACtcctttgcttgttccaggtcaccttggtcATGGAGTACAGtggctatgttgttgtaactggttGCGACATCAatatgctgagatcccaacttttGTATCCGTATGGCAAGAGCGCGATCATGATACTCCTTTGCTTGCTTCAGGTCACCTTGGTCATGGAGTACAGtggctatgttgttgtaactgcttgcgacatcgatatgctgagatcccaacttttctatccATATGGCAAGAGCGCGATCATAATACTCCTTTGCTTCTTGAAAGTCACCCACGCAGTGACTGACAATGGCTAAGCCATCATAGACTGCTGCGAAATCTTCCTCACAAAATACACCACCATGCTGAATTAATTTTAAAGCTACCTTACAAATGCTTTTGGCTGTATTAAATTCGCAATGCACAGCGCAAATTGCGCTAAACTTAATGAAATAATTTGGATAATGTTTCAAACTTAAAGTGACTTCCGATAAGTAAGCTACATTGAATACACTTTCAATTTCTGTAATTAGGCACTTCAAATGAGGTACCAGCTGGAAGCTATTAGAAATAGAGTCTTGTTCATCAAGATCATTCTCATCTATAAACTGACTAAATGAGGTAATACCCCAATGCATGATTTGAAAATATTCATCCTCCGAATACGttttcattttagtttggaTGACATTTCTCACAACTTGATGTACTTGAACGTGCACGCCACTCTCGTCTTCTTCAACTAACAGCAGCGAGCTTTTTCGAATCCTTAAACCAATGACATCTTCGTCCGCAGAAGCGTCTAATTCACTCCCATCGCTCTCGTTCTCGACATTCAGGATATAGTTTATAACAAGGTCAAGGTTTAATGGTTGCTGACCACAGAGAGAAATGAAACCGAATGCGTGATTCAAAACCTTGTCAGATGACATCGCGTCGTCTACGGCCAATGAAATCGCTGTAGTCATAGTGATTGGATAGCTTTGGTTTGTCATGGCAAGAACGTCCTCAGTGTTAGCACGCTGACCCCTGTCAAGTTTCTCGAGGTAGCCTTTCCAGTCAAAATTCGAAGATGCTTCCTGAACTTGTTTGACAAAGAAAGCGGCGCTTGCTAAGGCAAGGGGTTGGTAATCTAACACCTGAGCAACTTTTTCGGTCTCACCTTCAGCGACGCCGGAGAGAGAGGCTAATAAGAAAATGGCATCAGATGGCATCATGCCCTTGCTCACGGAGATGTGATTGCTGAAAGAGGTTTCTGGAGGAATAGCAGCGGTGTCTTGCGATGTGATCAGCAGCTGACCTTTACACCAGTGCGTGTCTCCGGTCTTTGGCAAATGAGGATTCATTCCACTTAAGCTGACGACATTGTCCACCACTAACAGCCACGATGAGTAAAGCTGAACTTTGGTACCAATTAACGACCTCATGTTGGCAATCTTTCCCTTCGTCTTCAGATCTCTGTCGTTTAGAGTATTTGTGATTGCATATTCTGAACACTTTAGATGACGAGCAAAAGAGACGTAGGATTCTAACAGTGAATCAAGACTTTGCGCATTTAGAGTCATCACGAATATATTCTTGCCCGCGATTTGTTTTTTGTCATCAAAGAATTTCTTTGCGGCAAGACCGGCTAACTGAGATTTGCCGCTTCCAGGGTTTCCTGAGATGTACAGGGAAGTTAATCGGCTATCGTTGGTTTCTTTCAGTTGCTTTAGCTGTTGAGCTATTTTAGCCAACTCATGATCTCGTTCGGCAACGTCGTGCGATGGCTTGGGTGGGAGAATGCAAAATGCCTCAGGAGCTTCAGTTTGTAACTGCTCTTCAAGGACGTTTCGATGCTTTTCTGTTTCCTTAAGGGTTTCACCCTTTTCTTTAAGTTcccgttttttttctttcagttcgTCTTTTAGGTGGTTGACTTCTTGCAAGACTTTTCCTAACTCGCCCGTCGGAAAACTCTTCTGATTTCTGGTTTCTTGAATCTTTAGATCGGAGAGGCCAAGTGCTTGAAAGGCAACTATAACTTTATCTACAGCAGTTTGAAACTCTGTCTCGTTGACTTTGCCATGTGGCTTATGAGCAGGGCCTTCATTACGAAAATTTCTCAAATCATCCACATTTGATCGGACTACTGCGTTTAGGGCTCCTCCAATACAGTCGGAGTACAGTATAGCGTAAAAGAGCATGGTGCAATCCCATTCTGCTCTATTTCCGTTAACCATGGTTGCCAAGAGACGCCTGTTTCTTTTTTGGTTTCTCGGCGACTCCTGCTTTTCGAAGTCCAGTCCATTTTGTGGTTCGTCTTTCCATTCTCCCAAAGTTGCCTTATAGCGCTTGTCCCATTCTTGTTTGAAGATTGTTCTTAGGCCCTCGGTTATCACATCAGTAGTGATAAAGCAGATCCTGAAGTAATTCAGTTGTTCGTCAGTGTATTCTGCTCCAGTGGCCATACTTAGTTAAGCTCAGCTTTTAGTCAGCCCTTGCCAGAAATAAACATTGCGTTAATGTCAGCAGTAGTACAAAAGATCACTTAACAGagaccttaaggacggtgcctactattgttattgcgcatacgttctgcgcatctccagatactcgggtttcctatcgccgatgcttactaatacagggatatttttgcgcggtttaaaactatccgtagaaagtagatcttggtatccaaaaagaaaattgggggtaaccatgcattttttaaagatacttaagcttcaatttgagaaagaacgccatacattgctttgtattttaaagctttttacaaatattattcatgaattatctttgaaaaatgcgtagtcaaccccaattttctttttggatttcaataacacttgttaagatgtacatttcctgcataatcacacaccggggcaaaaatatctttaattagtaggcgccgtccttatgATCGAGGTTTTTCGGCATTTCGCGCGAACTGCGAACGTCAAGAAGTCACGTGATCAGTGCGTTGGCGTCAGGTTTGCAGTTTGAGCTTCACATTTGTACGGCTAGACCACGTTCTAGAGGTAAGTGATTTACCGCAAGGTTTTTTGCACCCTAAAACATCACAATCCCACGTTTGAGAGGAAATACTACTTTTAAAAGCAATTTCACTTATCAACTATCCAATTCTTTCTCATAGAAACGTAATTTTGAAGACGATTTCTCTAAAACAGAAGTGAACGAACgaatgaaaaccaacatggcagccggcTATTTAACCCGCGAATCTTAAGTCCCAAATATGGGCAGACGGCTAACGTGAAACCGCTAACCGCAAACCGAGGCTTGCCGTTTCTGGTAAGATCGCCAAATGTCGATCTTAAGGTCTTTAATGAAAATAActtgtatatttatttatttatctattttcgCAAATAATACCAAGTTCAAAGTGtggttttgaatatttttctgtGATACATTTTACGAAAAAGGAACCCAGGACAGCAAACTAAAGCGAGTGTTCAATGAAGGATGCATCTGTCTGGCAAATCTACAGTACACTAGTTCATAACCATCTCTTGAACAATGGAAGAGGCCTTTACTGACGTTTTTCATTCCCGTCTCTAGGTCGTCGATAGAGGAAGGATAGACTTTTTAGTGAGACAATCCCTAAGTTGTTTACAAGGCATGTTAGTCATACGCATGTTTTTTCAGAAACTCCAGTGTCTCGATCTCCTTAGACGTGGCTTGGCAAATGGTACACTTTCGGGTGGTAATCTTCGAAATAATGGGGTGGAAATTaaggatttttttctttaattttggcGCGGGGTAATTCTTTTCAGCTGTCAACACTCCTTACCTTTAATAATGGTCTGTTTGGATGAAGACAAACAACAATCCTTCACAGTTCACTCTTCCTGGAAGGAGGGAAAGAGAAACTGAATGAAAACATAGTTAAATGATAACATACAGATCCAAATTGTACTATACTTAGGGTCAGCGGCCTGTTTCTGCAGAGTTGGGAAAGCTTTCTAGTTCGCGCCGGATTATTTCGATTCTTTCATTGTGTAAGATGTGTgtgttgtccaaaaatgaaacCGGTTAAAGTTTGAAGAgaatagagagagagagagagagagagagagagagagagagagagagagagagagagagagagagagagagagagagagcatgCAGATCAATTTTTTCGCTCATTATGCCTTCATTATGCCTTCACTTAATTATGGCTAAAGCTTCCTATCATTTTATTTGGTGCAAATAGGGCGAGGGTCAGTGGTTCCTATGCAGGGAAAAATGACAGCACCGTGAGAAATATGATACATACCACCGGGAAAAATATGATATACACCACCGTGATgaatttaacaaatcaaaagtggttcGACCTTGTCTgttctcttatcgacaacgatattcgtcttCACAGTggtcaacaaattttgaccactgtgatgacgaatatcgttgtcgataagagtagaGACAACGCTAAACCAccttcgatttgttttttaccacaatattcgaCGCTAAAGAAAGTCTTTATTTCAGAGTGTGACCAAAaccatgacacaaagaaagagcaagcgttctCTATAACTTTctagcaatatgattggtttattttccaaaatgagcgttcctagTTGggtattacattgcgtgacaaattggcgcgagcatgacgcgagcaACGTTGTCTAggctcttatcgacaacgacaaattagccaatcagattgcaggattacaagcaattgtggtaaaaatgaTATTGATACCAGCCTGCAATACTCTTTTAAGAGTGAAGACTTACTTggtaaataaatagataaataaatgaatttacGGTCCAGGCTTTAATGATGAA of the Montipora foliosa isolate CH-2021 chromosome 14, ASM3666993v2, whole genome shotgun sequence genome contains:
- the LOC137984942 gene encoding uncharacterized protein — encoded protein: MATGAEYTDEQLNYFRICFITTDVITEGLRTIFKQEWDKRYKATLGEWKDEPQNGLDFEKQESPRNQKRNRRLLATMVNGNRAEWDCTMLFYAILYSDCIGGALNAVVRSNVDDLRNFRNEGPAHKPHGKVNETEFQTAVDKVIVAFQALGLSDLKIQETRNQKSFPTGELGKVLQEVNHLKDELKEKKRELKEKGETLKETEKHRNVLEEQLQTEAPEAFCILPPKPSHDVAERDHELAKIAQQLKQLKETNDSRLTSLYISGNPGSGKSQLAGLAAKKFFDDKKQIAGKNIFVMTLNAQSLDSLLESYVSFARHLKCSEYAITNTLNDRDLKTKGKIANMRSLIGTKVQLYSSWLLVVDNVVSLSGMNPHLPKTGDTHWCKGQLLITSQDTAAIPPETSFSNHISVSKGMMPSDAIFLLASLSGVAEGETEKVAQVLDYQPLALASAAFFVKQVQEASSNFDWKGYLEKLDRGQRANTEDVLAMTNQSYPITMTTAISLAVDDAMSSDKVLNHAFGFISLCGQQPLNLDLVINYILNVENESDGSELDASADEDVIGLRIRKSSLLLVEEDESGVHVQVHQVVRNVIQTKMKTYSEDEYFQIMHWGITSFSQFIDENDLDEQDSISNSFQLVPHLKCLITEIESVFNVAYLSEVTLSLKHYPNYFIKFSAICAVHCEFNTAKSICKVALKLIQHGGVFCEEDFAAVYDGLAIVSHCVGDFQEAKEYYDRALAIWIEKLGSQHIDVASSYNNIATVLHDQGDLKQAKEYHDRALAIRIQKLGSQHIDVATSYNNIATVLHDQGDLEQAKEYHDRALAIQIEKLGSQHIDVATSYNNIATVLHDQGELEQAKNYHDRALAIRIERLGSQHIDVASSYNNIATVLHDQGELEQAKDYHDRALAIRIQKLGSQHIDDATSYNNIATVLRDQGELEQAKDYHDRALAIRIQKLGSQHIDVASSYNNIGSVLRAQGDLKQAKEYHDRALAIQIEKLGSQNIDVASSYNNIATVLHDQGDLKQAKEYHDRAIAIRIEKLGSQHIDVASSYNNIGSVLRAQGDLEQAKDYHDRALAIRIKKLGSQHIDVATSYSNIATVLHGQGDLEQAKEYHDRALAIRIEKLGSQHIDVASSYSNIGRVLHGQGDLEQAKEYHDRALAIRIEKLGSQHIDVASSYSNIGRVLHDQGDLEQAKEYHNHALAIRIEKLGSQHINVASSYSNIGRVLRGQGDLEQAKEYHNCALAIRIKTLGSQHIDVASSYSNIGRVLHDQGDLEQAKEYHDHALAIQIEKLGSQHIDVASSYNNIASILHGQGDLEQAKEYHDHTLAIRIEKLGSQHIDVASSYSNIAKVLRAQGYLEQAKDYHDRALAIRIEKLGSQHIRVASSYSNIGRVLCGQGDLEQAKDYHDRALAIRMEKLGSEHIDVASSYNNIASVLRAQGDLEQAKAYIELALAIRIQKLGSQHIRVADSYKNLALVLRDHGELEQAKEYFERALSIYLICLGPGHSSVTTLQRQLARLQKLSSRVKRLNCVIY